A portion of the Solirubrobacterales bacterium genome contains these proteins:
- a CDS encoding FmdB family zinc ribbon protein, giving the protein MPIYEYRCPNGHQFEVFQAIADDPVSTCQVCGEPVERVLHPVAVHFKGSGFYTTDYARKSGAKASDSNDGKPAKDAGGDSTTEKKKGEKATSSSKDD; this is encoded by the coding sequence ATGCCGATCTACGAGTACCGCTGCCCCAACGGACACCAGTTCGAAGTCTTCCAGGCGATCGCGGACGACCCGGTGTCGACCTGCCAGGTATGCGGCGAGCCGGTCGAGCGAGTTCTCCACCCGGTTGCGGTGCACTTCAAGGGCTCCGGTTTCTACACGACGGACTACGCGCGAAAGTCCGGCGCGAAGGCGTCGGACTCGAACGACGGCAAGCCTGCGAAGGACGCGGGCGGAGACTCGACGACGGAGAAGAAGAAGGGCGAGAAGGCCACGTCGTCCAGCAAGGACGACTGA
- a CDS encoding LCP family protein: MPANGDQGPAGGEQGPPERPDYKVYRSRPGLLSRLRSPDLATLRERLRAKGPSRADPEKRPRAPEAPKERPPWRRVLKWVGIAALAWLALSIVAFAVSSQIQKGKLADMGDTLGGNPFMLGFPQTVLVLGTDVRPSGLAATNEATPQKCIDAAGEGKPPPSTCSPYRADTIMLVRAGRFAFRKLSIPRDTFASIPGHDAQKINAAYAFGGAKLEVQTVEQFLGIDVDQVAVVDFNGFRDFIDAIGGVTVDIDTKVCSEISGGAENGGFSLFLDPGEHDLNADEALSLARTRKNLPTDQQGNPCPPIDDLDRAEFQQDVLSGIKGRMTSITRLPYNFIKGPIIGWNAPKAFVSSMGMLTMPQFVLSAALGFSSKSQVLEPAGPGPLGSLTVSQEECARAVKRFLGHDPPETPACSPAG, translated from the coding sequence GCCACGCTCCGCGAGCGACTGAGGGCCAAGGGCCCGTCCAGGGCCGACCCCGAGAAGAGACCCCGAGCGCCGGAGGCGCCGAAGGAGCGTCCGCCATGGCGCCGAGTCCTCAAGTGGGTGGGAATTGCCGCGCTCGCTTGGCTCGCCTTGAGCATCGTTGCCTTCGCGGTCTCCTCCCAGATACAGAAGGGAAAGCTGGCGGACATGGGCGACACGCTCGGCGGGAATCCGTTCATGCTCGGCTTTCCGCAGACCGTCCTAGTGCTCGGCACCGACGTCCGCCCGTCGGGCTTGGCGGCTACGAACGAGGCCACCCCCCAGAAGTGCATCGACGCAGCCGGCGAGGGCAAGCCGCCGCCCTCGACCTGCTCGCCCTACCGGGCCGACACGATCATGCTCGTGCGCGCCGGGCGTTTTGCCTTTCGCAAGCTGTCCATCCCGCGGGACACCTTCGCCTCGATTCCCGGACACGACGCCCAGAAGATCAACGCCGCCTACGCGTTTGGCGGCGCCAAGCTCGAGGTCCAGACCGTGGAGCAGTTCCTCGGCATCGACGTCGACCAGGTCGCCGTGGTCGACTTCAACGGCTTCCGCGACTTCATCGACGCGATCGGCGGCGTGACGGTTGACATCGACACCAAGGTCTGCTCGGAGATCTCGGGCGGGGCGGAGAACGGCGGCTTCAGCCTCTTCCTCGATCCGGGGGAACACGACCTCAATGCAGACGAGGCGCTGAGCCTGGCGCGAACGCGCAAGAACTTGCCCACGGATCAGCAGGGGAACCCCTGCCCGCCGATCGACGACCTCGACCGCGCCGAGTTCCAGCAGGACGTCCTGTCGGGGATCAAGGGCCGGATGACGAGCATCACCCGGCTCCCCTACAACTTCATCAAGGGGCCGATCATCGGCTGGAACGCGCCCAAGGCGTTCGTGTCGAGCATGGGCATGCTGACGATGCCCCAGTTCGTCCTCTCCGCGGCACTGGGCTTCAGCTCGAAGAGCCAGGTCCTCGAGCCCGCGGGGCCGGGGCCGCTCGGCAGCCTCACCGTCTCGCAGGAGGAATGCGCCCGCGCCGTGAAGCGGTTCCTGGGCCACGACCCGCCGGAGACCCCGGCGTGCTCCCCCGCAGGTTAA